The Paraburkholderia sp. ZP32-5 genome includes a window with the following:
- a CDS encoding NAD(P)-dependent oxidoreductase, with the protein MDIGFIGLGEMGAAMVANILKAGHQVRVWNRSPEKAQPLAELGAQIVATPAEAFAGDAVFSMLADDAALREVITASLLEHAPRGLIHANMATISVALAEELATAHASRGVHYVAAPVFGRPDVAAAGKLTIVAGGPAESIDRLQPLFDVIGQKTWRIGSLPQQANVMKLAGNFMIGAAIETLGEAAALVTGHGLAMQDFLDVITSGLFPGPVYSGYGKLIADQRFEPALFKARLGLKDVRLALAAADAVTTPMPVASVVRDSLIEAVAHGDGEKDFAVLGQVAARRAGR; encoded by the coding sequence ATGGACATCGGTTTTATCGGGCTCGGCGAAATGGGCGCCGCGATGGTTGCAAACATTCTGAAAGCTGGGCACCAGGTGCGGGTGTGGAACCGCTCGCCGGAAAAGGCCCAGCCACTGGCCGAGCTGGGCGCGCAGATCGTCGCGACGCCGGCCGAAGCGTTTGCCGGCGACGCCGTGTTTTCGATGCTCGCCGACGATGCCGCGCTGCGCGAGGTCATCACCGCATCGCTGCTCGAGCATGCGCCGCGCGGGCTGATCCACGCGAACATGGCGACGATCTCGGTGGCGCTCGCCGAGGAACTGGCGACCGCGCATGCGTCGCGCGGCGTTCACTACGTGGCCGCGCCGGTGTTCGGCCGGCCCGACGTCGCGGCCGCCGGTAAGCTGACGATCGTTGCGGGCGGCCCGGCTGAATCGATCGACCGGCTTCAGCCGTTGTTCGACGTGATCGGCCAGAAGACCTGGCGCATCGGCTCGCTGCCGCAGCAGGCGAACGTGATGAAGCTCGCCGGCAATTTCATGATCGGCGCGGCGATCGAGACGCTCGGCGAAGCGGCTGCGCTCGTCACGGGCCACGGTCTCGCGATGCAGGATTTCCTCGACGTGATCACGAGCGGGCTGTTTCCGGGGCCGGTGTATTCGGGCTACGGCAAGCTGATCGCCGATCAGCGTTTCGAACCGGCGCTGTTCAAGGCGCGGCTCGGTCTGAAGGACGTGCGCCTCGCGCTCGCCGCCGCCGATGCGGTGACGACGCCGATGCCGGTTGCGAGCGTCGTGCGTGACAGCCTGATCGAAGCGGTCGCGCATGGCGACGGCGAGAAGGATTTCGCGGTGCTGGGGCAGGTTGCCGCGCGCCGCGCTGGCCGTTGA
- the argC gene encoding N-acetyl-gamma-glutamyl-phosphate reductase, translated as MSTKVFVDGQEGTTGLKIFEYLSQRADVEILRIEEAKRKDLDERRRLINASDVTFLCLPDVASRESASLVENDHTVLLDASTAFRTSSDWAYGLPELARAQRERLRTAKRIAVPGCHASAFVLAMRPLVEAGVVAPEFNAHAYSITGYSGGGKKMIADYEAGGDDKLKSPRPYALGLTHKHLPEMAAHTGLKSAPIFTPIVGAFYKGLAVTTYFSPDQLAKKATPQDVQALFAEYYAGEAFVHVAPFNADANLDNGFFDVQANNDTNRVDLFVFGNEERFVTVARLDNLGKGASGAAIQCMNLAIGAAEDTGLKR; from the coding sequence ATGAGCACGAAAGTTTTTGTCGACGGACAGGAAGGCACGACCGGCCTGAAGATTTTCGAATACCTGTCGCAGCGCGCCGATGTGGAAATCCTGCGTATCGAAGAAGCCAAGCGCAAGGACCTCGACGAGCGCCGTCGTCTCATCAACGCATCGGACGTCACGTTCCTGTGCCTGCCGGACGTCGCTTCGCGCGAATCCGCATCGCTCGTCGAAAACGACCACACCGTGCTGCTCGATGCCAGCACCGCATTCCGCACCTCGTCCGACTGGGCCTACGGCTTGCCCGAACTGGCGCGCGCGCAACGCGAGCGTCTGCGTACCGCTAAACGCATCGCCGTGCCGGGCTGCCACGCATCGGCGTTCGTCCTCGCGATGCGCCCGCTCGTCGAAGCCGGCGTTGTCGCGCCGGAATTCAATGCGCACGCGTACTCGATCACCGGCTACAGCGGCGGCGGCAAGAAAATGATTGCCGACTACGAAGCCGGCGGCGACGACAAGCTGAAGAGCCCGCGTCCGTATGCGCTCGGCCTCACGCACAAGCATCTGCCGGAAATGGCTGCGCATACCGGCCTGAAATCGGCGCCTATCTTTACGCCGATCGTCGGTGCTTTCTACAAGGGTCTCGCGGTCACCACGTACTTCTCGCCGGACCAGTTGGCCAAGAAGGCGACGCCGCAGGATGTGCAGGCGCTGTTCGCCGAATACTACGCGGGCGAAGCGTTCGTACACGTCGCACCGTTCAATGCCGACGCGAATCTCGATAACGGCTTTTTCGACGTGCAGGCGAACAACGACACCAATCGCGTCGACCTGTTCGTGTTCGGCAACGAAGAGCGCTTCGTGACCGTCGCGCGTCTGGACAACCTGGGTAAGGGTGCATCGGGCGCGGCGATCCAGTGTATGAACCTTGCGATCGGCGCGGCCGAAGATACCGGCTTGAAGCGCTAA
- a CDS encoding orotate phosphoribosyltransferase, with product MTGFDRQTISDTTAKMLLEVQAVHFNAEKPYIFTSGWASPVYIDCRKLISYPRVRRGLMEMAEATILRDVGYEQIDAVAGGETAGIPFAAWLSDRLMVPMQYVRKKPKGFGRNAQIEGLLTEGQRVLLVEDLTTDSRSKINFINALRTAGATVNHCFVLFHYNIFKESVSVLKDIDVDLHALATWWDVLRVAKDNKYFDTKTLDEVEKFLHAPAEWSAAHGGATASPQ from the coding sequence ATGACAGGCTTCGATCGCCAGACGATCTCCGACACGACCGCCAAGATGCTGCTCGAAGTGCAAGCAGTGCATTTCAACGCGGAGAAACCGTATATCTTCACGTCCGGCTGGGCGAGCCCGGTGTATATCGACTGCCGCAAGCTGATCTCCTACCCGCGCGTGCGCCGCGGCCTGATGGAAATGGCCGAAGCGACGATTCTGCGCGACGTCGGCTATGAGCAGATCGACGCGGTCGCCGGCGGCGAAACCGCCGGCATCCCGTTCGCGGCATGGCTGTCCGATCGCCTGATGGTGCCGATGCAATACGTGCGCAAGAAGCCGAAGGGTTTCGGCCGTAACGCGCAGATCGAAGGTCTGCTGACCGAAGGCCAGCGCGTGCTGCTGGTCGAAGACCTGACCACCGACAGCCGCAGCAAGATCAACTTCATCAACGCGCTGCGCACCGCCGGCGCGACGGTGAATCACTGCTTCGTGCTGTTCCACTACAACATCTTCAAGGAAAGCGTGTCCGTGCTGAAGGACATCGACGTCGATCTGCACGCGCTCGCCACGTGGTGGGACGTGCTGCGCGTCGCGAAGGACAACAAGTACTTCGACACGAAGACGCTCGACGAAGTGGAAAAATTCCTGCACGCGCCGGCCGAATGGTCGGCCGCGCACGGCGGCGCCACCGCTTCGCCGCAGTAA
- a CDS encoding NADP-dependent malic enzyme, translating to MDEQLKQSALAYHQNPKPGKISVTPTKPLSNQLDLSLAYSPGVAAACMAIYETPLDAQKYTSRGNLVGVITNGTAVLGLGNIGPLAAKPVMEGKGCLFKKFAGIDVFDIELNESDPDKLVEAIAMLEPTLGGINLEDIKAPECFYIEKKLRERMKIPVFHDDQHGTAIIASAAILNGLKVVGKKLDEVKLVCSGAGAAAIACLDLLVNLGLSKQNILVTDSKGVIYEGRGNLDPSKERYAANTDARTLADAIRGADVFLGCSSAGVLKPEMVVEMGTQPLILALANPEPEIRPEDAKKVRPDAIIATGRSDYPNQVNNVLCFPFIFRGALDVGATTITEEMKLACVRAIAELAEETDQGDEVAKAYEGHSLEFGPEYLIPKPFDPRLIIKIAPAVAQAAMDSGVATRPIKDMDAYREELGTTVYRTGMVMRPVFAAAKAAPARIVFAEGEDERVLRAAQFVLLEKIAKPILVGRPSVIEMRLKKMGSKLKCGEDFEIVDPEDDPRYQQCWQAYHELGARAGVTPDVAKAAMRKFNTLIGAILVRLGEADGMICGMIGQYHTHLNFIDQVLGKADDVQNFAAMNLLMLPGRNLFICDTYVNEMPTAEQLADMTLLAAREIEKFGITPKVALLSNSNFGSAPSSSSQRMAAARKLIAERAPSLEIDGEMHGDAALSETIRKAAFPGTTLAGEANLLIMPNVEAANIAYNLLKVVGGEGVTVGPFLLGAEKPVHILTPAATVRRIINMTAVASANARKAVNAK from the coding sequence ATGGACGAACAACTTAAGCAAAGCGCTCTCGCCTACCACCAGAATCCGAAACCCGGCAAGATTTCGGTCACGCCCACCAAGCCGCTGTCGAATCAGCTCGACCTGTCGCTGGCTTACTCGCCGGGCGTCGCCGCGGCCTGTATGGCGATCTACGAAACCCCGCTCGATGCGCAGAAGTACACCTCGCGCGGCAACCTCGTCGGCGTGATCACGAACGGCACCGCGGTGCTCGGCCTCGGCAACATCGGCCCGCTCGCCGCCAAGCCGGTGATGGAAGGCAAGGGGTGTCTGTTCAAGAAGTTCGCCGGCATCGACGTGTTTGACATCGAACTGAACGAGTCCGATCCGGACAAGCTCGTCGAGGCGATCGCGATGCTCGAGCCGACGCTCGGCGGCATCAACCTCGAAGACATCAAGGCGCCCGAGTGCTTCTACATCGAGAAGAAGCTGCGCGAGCGCATGAAGATTCCGGTCTTCCACGACGATCAGCACGGCACCGCGATCATCGCATCGGCTGCGATCCTGAACGGCCTGAAGGTGGTCGGCAAGAAGCTCGACGAAGTGAAACTGGTCTGCTCTGGCGCTGGCGCCGCGGCGATTGCGTGTCTGGATCTGCTGGTCAACCTCGGCCTGTCGAAGCAGAACATCCTCGTCACCGACTCGAAGGGCGTGATCTACGAAGGTCGCGGCAATCTCGATCCGTCGAAGGAGCGCTACGCGGCCAACACCGATGCGCGCACGCTCGCCGACGCGATCCGTGGCGCCGACGTGTTCCTCGGCTGCTCGAGCGCTGGTGTGCTGAAGCCCGAGATGGTCGTCGAAATGGGCACGCAGCCGCTGATCCTCGCGCTCGCGAACCCCGAGCCGGAAATCCGTCCGGAAGACGCGAAGAAGGTGCGCCCGGATGCGATCATCGCGACGGGCCGTTCGGACTATCCGAACCAGGTCAACAACGTGCTGTGCTTCCCGTTCATCTTCCGTGGCGCGCTCGATGTCGGCGCAACCACGATCACCGAAGAGATGAAGCTCGCCTGCGTGCGCGCGATCGCCGAGCTGGCCGAAGAAACCGACCAGGGCGATGAAGTCGCGAAGGCCTACGAAGGCCACTCGCTCGAATTCGGCCCGGAGTACCTGATTCCGAAGCCGTTCGACCCGCGCCTGATCATCAAGATCGCGCCGGCCGTCGCGCAGGCCGCAATGGATTCGGGCGTCGCAACCCGTCCGATCAAGGACATGGACGCGTACCGCGAAGAACTCGGCACTACCGTCTACCGCACCGGCATGGTGATGCGGCCGGTGTTCGCCGCGGCGAAGGCCGCGCCTGCGCGCATCGTGTTCGCCGAAGGCGAAGATGAGCGCGTGCTGCGCGCCGCGCAGTTCGTGCTGCTGGAAAAGATCGCCAAGCCGATCCTGGTCGGCCGGCCGTCGGTGATCGAGATGCGTCTGAAGAAGATGGGCTCGAAACTGAAGTGCGGCGAGGACTTCGAGATCGTCGATCCGGAAGACGATCCGCGCTACCAGCAGTGCTGGCAGGCCTATCACGAACTCGGCGCGCGCGCGGGTGTAACGCCGGATGTCGCGAAGGCCGCGATGCGCAAGTTCAACACGCTGATCGGCGCGATCCTGGTGCGTCTGGGCGAAGCCGACGGCATGATCTGCGGGATGATCGGCCAGTACCACACGCATCTGAACTTCATCGACCAGGTGCTCGGCAAGGCCGACGACGTGCAGAACTTCGCCGCGATGAACCTGCTGATGCTGCCGGGCCGCAACCTGTTCATCTGCGACACGTACGTGAACGAAATGCCGACGGCTGAACAGCTCGCCGACATGACGTTGCTCGCCGCGCGCGAGATCGAGAAGTTCGGCATTACGCCGAAGGTCGCGCTGCTGTCGAACTCGAACTTCGGCAGCGCGCCGTCGTCGTCTTCGCAGCGCATGGCTGCCGCGCGCAAGCTGATCGCCGAACGCGCACCGTCGCTGGAAATCGACGGCGAAATGCACGGTGATGCGGCGCTGTCGGAAACGATCCGCAAGGCTGCGTTCCCCGGCACGACGCTCGCTGGTGAAGCGAACCTGCTGATCATGCCGAATGTCGAAGCGGCGAATATCGCGTACAACCTGCTGAAGGTGGTGGGCGGTGAAGGCGTGACGGTCGGGCCGTTCCTGCTCGGCGCGGAAAAGCCGGTGCATATCCTGACGCCGGCTGCGACCGTGCGGCGGATCATCAATATGACGGCGGTGGCTTCGGCGAACGCGCGCAAGGCGGTCAACGCGAAGTAA
- a CDS encoding YbhB/YbcL family Raf kinase inhibitor-like protein, with product MRPRCLVVSPASPWRRQSLAICAMFGLALGVTHSPRALADGTFTLTSTNVRAGGTVQTAQVFDQNDCKGANHSPQLTWRDAPAGTRGFAVTMFDEDAPGRGWWHWAVAGIPATTQGLPENASSSGFLKKLGAVEARNDFDTDGYGGPCPPAGKPHRYIITVYALNSSDLRLAQGRPALMFDHEIGTAAIGSARLVVNYGR from the coding sequence ATGCGCCCGCGTTGCCTGGTTGTTTCGCCGGCTTCACCGTGGCGGCGTCAATCGCTCGCTATCTGCGCGATGTTCGGGCTCGCGCTCGGCGTCACGCACAGCCCTCGCGCACTCGCCGACGGCACCTTCACGCTGACGAGCACGAACGTGCGCGCGGGCGGCACCGTGCAAACCGCTCAGGTTTTCGACCAGAACGACTGCAAGGGCGCCAACCATTCGCCGCAACTGACGTGGCGCGACGCGCCGGCGGGCACTCGTGGTTTCGCGGTCACGATGTTCGACGAGGATGCGCCGGGGCGCGGCTGGTGGCACTGGGCGGTCGCTGGCATTCCGGCCACCACCCAAGGCCTGCCGGAGAACGCGAGTTCGTCCGGCTTTCTGAAGAAGCTCGGCGCGGTCGAAGCGCGCAACGATTTCGATACCGACGGCTATGGCGGCCCGTGCCCGCCGGCGGGCAAACCGCATCGCTACATCATCACGGTCTATGCGTTGAACTCGTCCGACTTGCGTCTTGCGCAAGGACGTCCCGCGCTGATGTTCGATCATGAGATCGGCACCGCCGCGATCGGCAGCGCGCGGCTGGTCGTCAATTACGGGCGCTAG
- a CDS encoding indolepyruvate ferredoxin oxidoreductase family protein has product MNAPLDAGQRASLEAALSSVTLDDKYTLERGRAYMSGIQALVRLPMLQQERDRAAGLNTAGFISGYRGSPLGGLDLSLWKAKQHLAAHQVVFQPGVNEDLAATAVWGSQQVNLYPSAKYDGVFSMWYGKGPGVDRSGDVFKHGNSAGSSRHGGVLVLAGDDHAAKSSTLAHQSEHIFKACGLPVLFPSNVQEYLDFGLHGWAMSRYSGLWVAMKCVTDVVESSASVDIDPHRTQIILPEDFMMPEGGLNIRWPDPPLVQEARLLDYKWYAGLAYVRANKLDRVEIDSPHARFGIMTGGKAYLDVRQALTDLGLDDETCSRIGIRLYKVGCVWPLEAQGAQAFARGLHEILVVEEKRQILEYAIKEELYNWPDAQRPRVFGKFDEKDGAGGEWSVPMGNWLLPAHYELSPAIIAKAIATRLDKFDLPSDVRARIAARIAVIEAKEKALARPRVEVERKPWFCSGCPHNTSTNVPEGSRAMAGIGCHYMTVWMDRSTSTFSQMGGEGVAWIGQAPFTNDKHVFANLGDGTYFHSGLLAIRAAIASKANITYKLLYNDAVAMTGGQPVDGVLTVPQITHQLAAEGAAKIVIVTDQPEKYTANVGLAPGIDIHHRDQLDDVQRQLREVAGTTILIYDQTCATEKRRRRKRGAYPDPARRVVINEAVCEGCGDCSVKSNCLSVEPLDTEYGTKRQINQSTCNKDFSCVNGFCPSFVSVEGGQLRKPKAASGVAGDAMPPVPTPDLPSIDNPYGVLVTGVGGTGVVTIGALLGMAAHLESKGVTVLDVTGLAQKGGAVMSHVQIANQPADIHATRIAMGEASLVIGCDAIVTASDECVSRMQEGRTHVVLNSAHTPTAELIKNPNWRFPGSSTEADVRTAAGDDNVSSVDANHFAVALLGDAIYTNPFVLGYAWQRGWVPLTHESLVRAIELNNVQVEKNLAAFEWGRRAAHDLAAVRKLAQTQGRADTPDTANGKIIALHTPKALDTLIDKRADYLAAWQNRAYAERYRALVAQVRTAEEALDAADGQMPLTEAVAKNLHKLMAYKDEYEVARLYSDPAFIEKLKATFEGDWKLHLHLAPPTLSKTDAHGHLVKKKYGPWMFRTMPLLAKLKFLRGTALDVFGKTDERRTERALIGEYEALVRELIGGLTAQKRDLAVELANLPDGIRGYGHVKENNLKGVRIKWNELLTRWRSSDAGKTQHAA; this is encoded by the coding sequence ATGAATGCCCCGCTAGACGCTGGTCAGCGAGCCTCGCTCGAAGCCGCGTTGTCTTCCGTCACGCTCGACGACAAATACACCCTCGAACGCGGCCGCGCGTATATGAGCGGTATCCAGGCGCTGGTTCGCCTGCCGATGCTGCAGCAGGAACGCGACCGCGCCGCCGGCCTCAATACGGCCGGCTTCATCTCCGGCTACCGTGGATCGCCACTCGGCGGACTCGATCTGTCGCTGTGGAAAGCCAAGCAGCATCTCGCCGCCCACCAGGTCGTGTTCCAGCCCGGCGTCAACGAAGACCTCGCGGCCACCGCCGTGTGGGGCTCGCAGCAGGTCAATCTGTACCCGAGCGCCAAATACGACGGCGTGTTTTCGATGTGGTACGGCAAGGGCCCTGGCGTCGACCGCTCCGGCGACGTGTTCAAGCACGGCAACTCAGCCGGCTCGTCGCGGCACGGCGGCGTTCTGGTGCTGGCCGGCGACGACCACGCAGCCAAATCCTCGACGCTCGCGCACCAATCCGAACACATCTTCAAGGCCTGCGGCCTGCCGGTGCTGTTTCCGTCGAACGTGCAGGAATATCTCGACTTCGGCCTGCACGGCTGGGCGATGAGCCGCTACTCGGGCCTGTGGGTCGCGATGAAGTGCGTGACCGACGTGGTCGAATCGTCCGCTTCGGTCGATATCGATCCGCATCGCACGCAGATCATCCTGCCGGAAGATTTCATGATGCCGGAAGGTGGCCTGAACATCCGCTGGCCCGATCCGCCGCTCGTGCAGGAAGCGCGGCTGCTCGACTACAAGTGGTACGCCGGCCTCGCCTACGTGCGCGCGAACAAGCTCGACCGCGTCGAAATCGATTCGCCGCATGCGCGCTTCGGCATCATGACCGGCGGCAAGGCTTATCTCGACGTGCGCCAGGCGCTGACCGACCTCGGTCTCGACGACGAAACCTGCTCGCGCATCGGCATCCGTCTGTACAAGGTCGGCTGCGTGTGGCCGCTCGAAGCGCAGGGCGCGCAGGCGTTCGCGCGTGGCCTCCACGAAATCCTGGTGGTCGAGGAAAAGCGTCAGATCCTCGAATATGCGATCAAGGAAGAGCTGTACAACTGGCCCGACGCGCAGCGTCCGCGCGTGTTCGGCAAGTTCGACGAGAAGGATGGAGCGGGCGGCGAATGGTCGGTGCCGATGGGCAACTGGCTGCTGCCGGCGCACTACGAGCTGTCGCCCGCGATCATCGCGAAGGCAATCGCCACGCGGCTCGACAAGTTCGATCTGCCGTCGGACGTGCGCGCTCGCATTGCCGCACGCATCGCGGTGATCGAAGCGAAGGAAAAGGCGCTTGCGCGCCCGCGCGTCGAAGTCGAGCGCAAGCCGTGGTTCTGCTCGGGCTGTCCGCACAACACGTCGACCAACGTGCCGGAAGGCTCGCGCGCGATGGCCGGCATCGGCTGCCACTACATGACAGTCTGGATGGACCGCAGCACCAGCACGTTCAGCCAGATGGGCGGCGAAGGCGTCGCGTGGATCGGCCAGGCGCCGTTCACCAACGACAAGCACGTGTTCGCCAATCTCGGCGACGGCACCTACTTCCACTCCGGGCTGCTGGCGATTCGCGCGGCGATCGCGTCGAAGGCGAACATCACCTACAAGCTGCTGTACAACGACGCGGTTGCGATGACCGGCGGCCAGCCGGTCGACGGCGTGCTGACCGTGCCGCAGATCACGCATCAGCTCGCCGCCGAGGGCGCGGCGAAGATCGTGATCGTCACCGACCAGCCGGAAAAGTACACGGCGAACGTCGGCCTCGCGCCCGGCATCGACATTCATCATCGCGACCAGCTCGACGACGTGCAGCGCCAGCTGCGCGAGGTTGCCGGCACCACGATCCTGATCTACGACCAGACCTGCGCGACCGAAAAGCGCCGCCGCAGGAAACGCGGCGCGTACCCAGATCCGGCACGGCGCGTCGTGATCAACGAAGCGGTGTGCGAAGGCTGCGGCGATTGCTCGGTGAAGTCGAACTGCCTGTCGGTCGAACCGCTCGACACCGAGTACGGCACCAAGCGCCAGATTAACCAGTCGACCTGCAACAAGGACTTCTCGTGCGTGAACGGCTTCTGCCCGAGCTTCGTGTCGGTGGAAGGCGGCCAGTTGCGCAAGCCGAAGGCCGCGTCGGGCGTCGCTGGTGACGCGATGCCGCCGGTGCCGACACCCGATCTGCCATCCATTGACAATCCATACGGCGTGCTCGTGACCGGCGTCGGCGGCACCGGCGTCGTCACGATCGGCGCGCTGCTCGGCATGGCCGCGCATCTGGAGAGCAAAGGCGTCACCGTGCTCGACGTGACCGGCCTCGCGCAGAAAGGCGGCGCCGTGATGAGCCACGTGCAGATCGCAAACCAGCCCGCCGACATCCACGCAACCCGTATCGCGATGGGCGAAGCGAGCCTCGTGATCGGCTGCGATGCGATCGTGACCGCGAGTGACGAATGCGTGTCGCGGATGCAGGAAGGCCGCACGCACGTCGTGCTGAACAGCGCGCACACGCCGACCGCCGAGCTGATCAAGAACCCGAACTGGCGTTTCCCGGGCAGCAGCACCGAAGCCGACGTGCGCACCGCCGCGGGCGACGACAACGTGTCGAGCGTCGATGCGAATCACTTCGCGGTCGCGCTGCTCGGCGACGCGATCTACACGAACCCGTTCGTGCTCGGCTACGCGTGGCAGCGCGGCTGGGTCCCGCTCACGCATGAATCGCTGGTTCGCGCGATCGAGTTGAACAACGTACAGGTCGAAAAGAACCTCGCGGCGTTCGAATGGGGCCGCCGTGCCGCGCACGATCTCGCCGCGGTCCGCAAGCTCGCGCAGACGCAAGGACGCGCCGACACGCCGGATACCGCGAACGGCAAGATCATCGCGCTGCATACGCCGAAAGCGCTCGACACGCTGATCGACAAGCGCGCCGACTACCTCGCCGCGTGGCAGAACCGCGCGTATGCCGAGCGCTATCGCGCGCTGGTGGCGCAGGTGCGCACCGCCGAGGAAGCGCTCGATGCCGCCGACGGCCAGATGCCGCTCACCGAAGCAGTCGCGAAGAACCTGCACAAGCTGATGGCGTACAAGGATGAATACGAAGTCGCGCGTCTGTACAGCGACCCGGCGTTCATCGAGAAGCTGAAAGCGACGTTCGAAGGCGACTGGAAGCTGCATCTGCATCTCGCGCCGCCGACGCTGTCGAAGACGGACGCGCACGGGCATCTGGTGAAGAAGAAGTACGGCCCATGGATGTTCCGCACGATGCCGCTGCTCGCCAAACTCAAGTTCCTGCGCGGCACCGCGCTCGACGTATTCGGCAAAACCGATGAGCGTCGCACCGAGCGGGCGTTGATCGGCGAGTACGAGGCGCTGGTGCGTGAGCTGATCGGCGGGTTGACCGCGCAGAAGCGCGACCTCGCGGTCGAGCTGGCGAATCTGCCGGACGGCATCCGCGGCTATGGGCACGTGAAGGAGAACAACCTGAAGGGTGTCCGGATCAAGTGGAACGAGTTGCTGACGCGCTGGCGTTCGTCCGATGCCGGCAAGACGCAGCACGCGGCTTGA
- a CDS encoding LysE family translocator, which produces MTLHTWWLFVATVFVVSAIPGPNMLLVMTHGAQHGLRRASATMAGCLSALVLMLAVSAAGLGVVLAAWPTMFNALRMIGAAYLVYLGIKAWRAPVDEAVAQNVDELAARPARSRFALFRNGFLVASSNPKAILFAAALLPQFIDATQPKLPQFGVLVATFAAIEVSWYLVYASFGTRIGAKLKSGSVARMFNRLTGGVFVGFGAMMALVRH; this is translated from the coding sequence ATGACTCTGCATACCTGGTGGCTGTTCGTTGCCACCGTCTTCGTCGTTTCCGCGATTCCCGGTCCCAACATGCTGCTCGTGATGACGCATGGCGCCCAGCATGGCCTGCGCCGCGCGAGCGCGACCATGGCCGGTTGCCTGTCGGCGCTGGTGCTGATGCTGGCGGTGTCGGCGGCTGGACTCGGCGTTGTTCTCGCCGCATGGCCGACGATGTTCAACGCACTGCGCATGATCGGCGCGGCTTACCTAGTCTACCTGGGCATCAAGGCGTGGCGCGCACCGGTCGATGAGGCCGTCGCGCAAAACGTCGACGAACTCGCGGCCCGGCCCGCACGCTCGCGTTTCGCGCTGTTTCGCAACGGCTTTCTGGTCGCCAGCAGCAATCCGAAGGCGATTTTGTTCGCGGCCGCGCTGCTGCCGCAATTCATCGATGCCACGCAGCCGAAGCTGCCGCAGTTCGGCGTGCTGGTTGCCACTTTCGCGGCGATCGAGGTCAGTTGGTATCTGGTGTACGCGAGCTTCGGCACGCGGATCGGTGCGAAGCTGAAGAGCGGCAGCGTCGCGCGTATGTTCAACCGGCTGACGGGCGGCGTGTTCGTCGGTTTCGGCGCGATGATGGCGCTGGTGCGCCACTAG
- a CDS encoding response regulator, giving the protein MQSSVRVVVADDHPVILFGAEHALLKFPGLQVVGRARQSTELVDVLQTTACDVLVTDLAMPGGRYGDGLQLIDYLRRNFPTLPIVVLTMLENPALLKRLRELGVTAVVNKSDDMSHIGVAVQRVSRNLEYMSPSVKAVLDTLRINSRGKNTETMLSRRELEVVRLFVSGLTIKEISTLLNRSIKTISTQKNAAMRKLGIDRDSELFQYAQSNGLMNQASHPTDDVAGES; this is encoded by the coding sequence ATGCAATCTTCAGTCAGGGTCGTGGTTGCGGATGACCATCCGGTTATTCTTTTTGGCGCCGAACATGCGCTGCTCAAATTCCCCGGTCTGCAGGTCGTGGGACGCGCGCGGCAGTCCACCGAACTCGTCGATGTGCTCCAAACCACCGCCTGCGACGTGCTCGTCACCGATCTCGCGATGCCGGGCGGCCGCTATGGCGATGGCTTGCAGCTGATCGACTATCTACGCCGCAATTTCCCGACGCTGCCGATCGTCGTGCTGACGATGCTCGAGAATCCCGCGCTGCTCAAGCGGCTTCGCGAACTCGGCGTAACGGCTGTCGTCAACAAATCGGATGACATGAGCCATATCGGGGTCGCGGTTCAGCGCGTTAGCCGTAATCTCGAATACATGAGTCCGTCGGTGAAGGCGGTGCTCGATACATTGCGAATAAATTCACGCGGCAAGAATACCGAGACGATGCTGTCCAGGCGCGAACTGGAGGTCGTGCGGTTATTCGTGTCCGGTCTGACGATCAAGGAAATTTCCACGCTGCTGAATCGCAGCATCAAGACGATCAGCACGCAGAAGAACGCGGCGATGCGCAAGCTCGGGATCGACCGAGATTCCGAACTGTTCCAGTACGCGCAGAGCAATGGCTTGATGAATCAGGCTTCGCATCCGACGGACGACGTGGCCGGCGAGTCCTAA